The following proteins are co-located in the Limisphaerales bacterium genome:
- a CDS encoding ABC transporter ATP-binding protein encodes MKIQVDNLRQEFGETIALDDASFSFESGQVHGFIGPNGSGKTTTLRILATLQEPTAGDAFFDDISCLEYPDLIQPKIGFVPDVMFLRPGITVEDYLDYFARVVLPDDDERKAKLREVMEFTGVTPFADKLMPTLSRGMQQRLALGRELMHDPEVLLLDEPAAGLDPRARMDLLEMLRALAERGKAVFLSSHILDELTHLCDAVTILELGKVMEHGPLAEVRARQLPNRTISVRVLEGTEPLQQRLAEMELPDNPRIEGDVVQFDLLGGDAELAKVSAELQSSGLKLLEFSPVNGELSRIYFKATKGEVQ; translated from the coding sequence GTGAAAATCCAGGTCGACAACCTGAGACAGGAATTTGGCGAGACGATCGCTTTGGATGACGCCTCCTTTTCCTTTGAATCCGGACAAGTCCACGGCTTCATTGGCCCCAACGGTTCCGGCAAAACCACCACCCTCCGCATCCTCGCCACGTTACAGGAGCCCACTGCGGGCGATGCATTTTTTGACGACATTTCCTGCCTCGAATATCCGGATCTTATTCAGCCGAAGATCGGCTTTGTGCCGGATGTGATGTTCCTGCGTCCGGGCATTACGGTGGAGGATTACTTGGATTACTTCGCGCGCGTAGTTTTGCCGGACGACGATGAACGCAAGGCCAAGCTTCGCGAGGTAATGGAGTTCACCGGCGTCACGCCCTTCGCCGACAAACTGATGCCCACACTCTCGCGCGGGATGCAACAGCGGCTGGCGCTCGGCCGCGAATTGATGCACGACCCCGAAGTGCTGTTGCTCGATGAACCGGCGGCGGGACTGGATCCGCGCGCGCGAATGGATTTGCTGGAAATGCTCCGCGCGCTGGCCGAACGCGGCAAGGCAGTTTTCCTCAGCTCGCATATTTTGGATGAGCTCACTCATCTATGCGACGCGGTTACGATTCTGGAGCTTGGCAAAGTAATGGAGCACGGACCGTTGGCGGAAGTCCGCGCGCGTCAATTGCCAAACCGCACCATCAGCGTTCGCGTGCTCGAAGGGACGGAGCCGCTGCAGCAACGGCTTGCGGAAATGGAGCTGCCCGACAACCCGCGCATTGAGGGCGATGTGGTGCAGTTCGATCTGCTCGGCGGCGATGCCGAGTTGGCCAAGGTGTCCGCCGAACTTCAATCCTCCGGCCTCAAGCTGCTGGAGTTCAGCCCCGTCAATGGAGAGCTGTCGCGCATTTATTTCAAAGCCACCAAGGGGGAAGTCCAATGA